The window ttacagaaaacatgttctcataagttttcaactttaatttatggaaatttattaaccttaaactataaaatcattcaatgagtctttccggatgtttttatgtagtcataatttcacatatcagcacagctccaccaataggataagagttacatGGAAGCAACagaggggaagaagaacatatagagatctaaaggttatttttgtctcattcaagtttctgttaaccggcttggaaatttcctgtgcttgtttcgactttgaaatcttaaaaaaaaaaattgtaagtaaatagtatatatatagtatatatatcctaaatcaaagtttctctttataaataataaaccgtttaaaaactatattttgtatgttttttccttattcataattaaataataaatatgaaatacttctacagaaagccgacatccttcaattaaccgaattagcagatgatttaaaaattagtagttgaaagaaataaatgttattacatgttcataattgatcgataaatttaagtatacaattagaaaatgtttcttctttattgataactaaataatacagataagatacaagatacttgtacgaaaagtcggcgcgtcgttcaattaacggaacagcagaggatttgaaaattagtagttgaaagaaataaatgttatcatatgttcataattgatcgataaatttaagtatgcaagtagaaaatgtttcttaagtttggaagaatatataatcatgctgaatgttttgtagttacgaaagttgtctacaaacatacattgtacatacgactagtaatggtactaaattactgttagagggtcttgggtgtatagaaccatatggttaaattaatactagagataacgaatcgtgcgaatgtaattaatattttgaaatgcgttgtttgcattaattgatagttttcttataaacttttttataaacaatttcattgctatagaaaaaagataaatgccggtaatatgtctatcctacttaaatagaaagtgcaatattttgttataatatttggcgcaagtttatacattattacatccaaaaataatattctttttatatctaagctatattaaaatataaagatacaaatagctatgcgagtagttagtagttgatgctttttacttaaattgtcttatacttcataatttgtaataatataattcttgtcatcaatgattctttgtttttactttgtatatattatacttccaggaagatgccgctctataaattgacttacttcccagttacggcattggcagaaccaatccgttcttcttcagctatgctagtattccatttgaagatgaacgtatcaaaaaggacgtctggccagaaataaagccctgtaagcttaaaatttaaagaaattctgtttcttaaatctcatctttcctaatttaactaaagtagctaaataaagtagaacacaattatgcagagtataacagagattattgtttactctccattgctctataagatatgtgggagaacaataggtattgttaaggagacaatgccctttgtttgctgataaattatcaataaattaaattatatctttccaaaacagataacaggaagctagatatttaagaagcatcataatctgtttgttcgatagaatctttgattctattagttgtatgtttttagtgactccttatggccagcttcctatgctcgtagctgatagaaggaaggatggtcagtctacagctatttgccgttacttagccaaacaatatgacttagctggaaagactgactgggcaaatcttcatattgatgccactgttgatactattcatgatattcgtcatagtgagtatccagtgctgttttgcataaatcttatgagaatcttgataacagatagtacatatctgttcaggtatttattagttgaaatccgatttaatatttgatttaatcgaacgatacacgtatgtcaacaatacaagacaaaggattaaaaaggattgtaattctatcttcagtatcatttaaatttcgcacaacactgtattcaaattagtataacattagcgaatagtatttaactgaaaacaaattttcagaaattgccgccttccactatgaggaggacgagaaggtcaaagctgcaaaacgcaaggctgctgaagagacgctgctgttcattttagaacgtttggaccagcaagtgaaggaaaatgacggctacttctacgatggtactctctcttgggctgatttaacattcgttgctctgctcgattatttgaactttatgtacaagtctgatctgatcgagaattacgagaatctgaagctgctggagaaaaaggtcctcctcctgcccaagatcaaaaactggattgagagacgcccagttagcgaattttaaacttcacgattgcttatggttttataagcgtttaaagattgcggtcttagtgtgttgagagaatgaagaacgaatcgtgttgatggaagtttgtatggaatatactgattgcttttaacattcattagttccagttattaccgatatttttgtcatttagttagggttttccctttagattacgttgtgatagagaactattatttgtgtatccctgttagaatttaatcttggaattaggattaatattctgtggaagacacaatgtttatgttgaaataatataatgtgatatttattaaacaattatttcgagagttataaatgtgcgttctggaatgtagacagttggctagttattcacagactgactgccttagtgacctgtggcgcttgtaaagattttgaacccccactctctataatgagtgtgacctgagtagatgcctgtgtaacgtcacgtgccacggaaccttctagcagcttctcgatacaaagcgctacgctgtcaaggcgcgacaccgacgtgcccaatgttccatccatatccttatgtttcttccgccgagttctcggaagagcatgcacgcgccagccgccgcggtacatctaacgaacgtacgctagtggggatggcgctgggcaacgaatggaagaatctgtacgatcaaacactctatccgcatgcgactgatatcgttgtattccaacaattcctacagaaacatacgaactatataaactgttgacacgatgttgtgcttttgtattatagagataataataaaaccatcaaacaatcattaattatgttttttattatattcattaagaattgaagattacctccttggtgatcttgataatatcgtattttacaaatgttgaacaaaaaaaatgtatgattattttattcaatacgttatgagggttgctttaaaaaaaatacgagttacatatttctttgaaaaaagtaTGATTTTTgtcgatacaataatgttcttctgttatcgctttaaagttgagtacttcgttgattacacgagagaactcgcctacagcaaataagatacgaccgtgtgtaaagtaattaatctgtttgctcgttgctagctacacataaggcttgcgtaaaaaaagatatgcatttcagttcaggcggagaattatgtagaaagtcattttgtcgatcaataacttagttaataaaagatcaaattttcatgtacataaatgtaagtaacgttcaagtattaatcattacatacaatttttgtataattcgatatcttggtcacttacatcttacaaatgatatatagataatatttatgagatacattggagctatcttttagttaacgccattttttcttgttttctctgtacttttactattcttccaaaaatatcaaaggatcgatgacttcaaattaaactagaattggttcggtatattgtcaatcaatggctatttgtattcacatctatatcaaaggaaaaccgattgcaaaattaattatccttgcaactccgcaatctgaaactatgtgtgatcgaccttgaagatgacaaatctcaatgtttgaagtagtacaaaaagatgataatttaatttcgctttatcaaactgtataaaatttgtatacacatacagaaaaaaaacggagttcaaacattaatcaacatgaattatcggttattattgctgagtaattattaggattagagttttggagtatcgatcgtatcgagttttaactatcggtttccgcaatttattgtttttctaaattatgtctaaatggtatcagtttttgaatattttatagtttacactccaacatactgacgtaagctatcgaaaataattgtaaattatacaatatcattttttttatatttcataatctaaatttcaatctattttttgtatttaacatcccttttttattgttcgttcgtttcgtttaatttttttcccttattgtctttacatatttggagtttaaacgcgttataagtacgttttttttaacacgattacgtagaattcttattctgaataaattatttgtttccgcttcataactgtttctaaattacagtgcatttaatcttgaaatgcacagtaacattttatactttttacgttctaaggaattttcaggatcggttaaaaattaaattacagtaatggtaatactcaatattaatgtcagacgtggatacttcactgtttcgtataataatttgttatcttggcatcgatcaaggtatttaatatacaaagcgtacagattaataagaattttaattaatccttcttctatagtattcaccgttcttttcgagctcgtaccatttcaaatagactttcgaatagatttcaaagatttgtctgttcaaataaaacgcgatcttttttatttccctatcagtcgtcccgttactgttccgtagtttccaacagattacagattcgtttaaaaaacatttgtaacgaaaaacaaacccactcgcagaaatgttattcaatatcgcatttataactttcatagacatcctcctctcgttgctatcattgtaaacagattgaaacttcgtttgcaaacactcgcgattaaaaaaaaaaaaaagaaaagaagaattaatcttaaacaattttatcttgtgttccatttataattttcataattgtcttcccgacgttgtatcattttaaatggcttttttctatccatctatgttgcagcgagatcaacggtcctaattactaaattgcacgatgtgttcatacaaattcactttttatgaacgcgatgaaacgaaatgaaacctaagtagagatttgttttctcatcaagtataacgagttttatactttggatagattgcctcgttgcgagaaggtcttaatcgtttataattgcgattaagtaattgcaataagtcatatttttaagaaacggtCTCACATGCTGttacacactctaattagaaaaggatcatgaaacattcggtttatgatattatttgtttgtaaatcttcctgcttccagaaacttttttaaatatgaaaatatttatatacaaaattaaatatttttttcaatatcaacacttcttgcgtttatgttgtcctagtcagaattatattatttcgtgtatcctgttgctttttatatgatagtcctcccgttggccgcggcttcgttatcaagcctgaggccctcgtcactagtgtaactatcgacaataaaggtaccccacgcgcgaccggacgatggagaacttcaacgcagaaccgctacctcccgcgagccctccccgggagggcgcctcgagctcggactcggatattcagactcgacatatatattattatatatattatatatactattatatctatataatatatgtatttatatctataaatatatgtataaatatatctatttaaaaaaataaagttgaccttcatatatcgccaataatatcgcgtgcgtaaaaagaaactaattacatttaattctttttttacatttatttattttttattattatttttttcacaactaattacatttaattattacatttacatacatttaactattattacatacatttacatacatttaattattatttttttcataattatatctcgtttgaaatatttttcgacataattaattgtttcaaaaacacatattccagccttctaaatgatttattttgcgtattatacgaattattccatctataaataaattgttctctatacacacaaacacgcacacagtctgttaattacacgagttaattgtaacatttttctcgataagttgacagagcaagaaaaatgagcgacgaacatacctacaaactaatctacttcaatgcccgtggtcgtgccgaacatatacggtatatatttgcatatactggcatcgagtataccgacgagaggatccccgaagaactctggcctgaatacaaggattgtaagcgtgaagaatcgatttttactttcatcgttcaactctcagatatctaccatttactcaaacttttctgtatataaaactttcgtttcacgtgcaggctaaacttacttaaagtaaaatttcatacggaataaagtcgaacttttcattaagttttgcttccgtaatatcgtgtttatcgaataccaacttaattcacttacgattctcgaatttttgtgttgcaatctttattgttttcaatgaatcgaagcatttcgaatattttgagaaaaccgtaaataggtgacttaaaataggaatacaaaaatacttctacgtttctcgttaatttaaaaactttttaggacttgtcggaaaaaaaggataaaaaattgaaatcagttcggaaatgaacaagaacacagctaaaaagtcgaaagaa is drawn from Bombus vancouverensis nearcticus unplaced genomic scaffold, iyBomVanc1_principal scaffold0060, whole genome shotgun sequence and contains these coding sequences:
- the LOC143304853 gene encoding glutathione S-transferase-like, translating into MLVADRRKDGQSTAICRYLAKQYDLAGKTDWANLHIDATVDTIHDIRHKIAAFHYEEDEKVKAAKRKAAEETLLFILERLDQQVKENDGYFYDGTLSWADLTFVALLDYLNFMYKSDLIENYENLKLLEKKVLLLPKIKNWIERRPVSEF